One genomic window of Cannabis sativa cultivar Pink pepper isolate KNU-18-1 chromosome 2, ASM2916894v1, whole genome shotgun sequence includes the following:
- the LOC115721315 gene encoding fasciclin-like arabinogalactan protein 12: MAKSQIFITISCLILFLSLFHTLTLAQLSSPAQAPSTTPNKKNIHPSSHQSPAQSPDQPLVEAPPAAISRRKGHPTNITEILEKAGDFSLFIRLLTNTDVITPIENDLNSSNTVTIFAPTNGAFSALKTGTLNTLTPQQKTQLVQFHIISAFIPLQNFQTLTNPVHTRAINTRDFPLNITSTDGSSVNISTGVVNTTISGTVYSDNQLAIYRVNSVLLPMKIFAPKKLMSSLAPSPAPAVALKPKKKSMASTESSESPSSSSKPSSTSTSSSSPTSSSSSSSSNDNETVATSTNTSGAERRPVFATISILVAVVALFL; the protein is encoded by the coding sequence aTGGCAAAAAGTCAGATTTTTATCACCATTTCATGCCTAATTTTATTCCTCTCCCTCTTCCATACTCTGACATTAGCTCAGTTGTCATCACCTGCTCAAGCACCATCAACAACACCAAATAAGAAGAATATTCATCCGTCATCACATCAATCGCCAGCTCAATCGCCGGATCAGCCATTGGTGGAAGCTCCACCAGCGGCTATTTCCAGGAGAAAAGGACATCCCACCAACATTACAGAAATCTTGGAGAAAGCCGGCGATTTCAGCCTGTTTATTCGTCTACTAACAAACACTGATGTCATCACTCCCATcgaaaatgatctcaactctTCCAACACTGTCACCATTTTTGCTCCAACCAATGGAGCATTCTCAGCCCTTAAGACTGGAACACTCAACACTCTCACTCCCCAACAAAAAACACAACTAGTCCAATTTCACATCATCTCAGCCTTCATACCCTTACAAAACTTCCAAACCCTAACAAACCCTGTTCATACTCGAGCCATTAACACTCGCGACTTCCCATTAAACATTACTAGTACTGACGGATCTTCTGTCAACATATCCACTGGTGTTGTCAACACAACCATATCTGGAACTGTTTATTCCGATAACCAACTCGCTATCTATCGAGTTAATAGTGTCTTGCTTCCTATGAAAATTTTTGCTCCTAAGAAGCTGATGAGCTCACTGGCACCGTCTCCAGCACCCGCGGTGGCCTTAAAGCCTAAGAAAAAATCGATGGCATCTACTGAATCGTCTGAATCACCCTCATCCTCATCAAAACCATCTTCAACATCTACATCATCATCGTCGccaacatcatcatcatcatcatcatcatccaaTGATAATGAAACAGTAGCCACTTCGACAAATACATCTGGTGCTGAACGGCGGCCAGTATTTGCCACGATCTCCATTCTTGTTGCTGTTGTTGCATTGTTCCTATGA